A window from Ignavibacteriota bacterium encodes these proteins:
- a CDS encoding prolyl oligopeptidase family serine peptidase produces MKNTLLIFVIIILFQNIFAQEKIVISNGLAIKINPPDRRSLSQIDPIEAAIVNGNWSEPKENDVIKIDTITSQWISVQAEDNGWFEDRNLRGSYLYHKYESDKEKIMLLEGYTYYNVFVNGEPRIGNIYGTKENYESWEPNFNNSFLPIKIKKGKNEFLFQMNFGRMKAVLHQIKSPVFFNLNDNTLPDIFKNEPYNNFGGIVIVNAQDETLKGAKIKVINQDGEVTITDVQQIIPISIRKVRVNFSGIAKSSENEILKIQLIVDGKITDEQEIKLKCVDKLDAYKQTFISSIDGSVQYYAVKPSSNLNPEDKQALFLSVHGASVEAINQAGSYSNKEWGNIVCPTNRRPYGFNWEDIGRIDAMEVLNIAKQKFNVDENRVYLTGHSMGGHGTWYLGANYPDQFAAIGPSAGWISLWSYRYREDQNKLGDIQKMYTKASKQSDTYTLAPNYSQLGVYVIHGDADSVVSPFQAKSMLRTLEKFHKDYDSHFEPGMEHWWDIDTVKPGTDCVDWTPMFDFFARHSRSLNRIKKLSFTTAAPGISSKNYWVTIEQQNELFEFSNIDIEFVPEVNIFRVNTNNIKTFSVDVNQLGLSENSHIKFLINNEELSGVSNNDKIYLINDGKNWYFSETINYQEKNPLRYGSFKDLFRENLILVYGTNGTQKQNDEILAKVRYDSEMFWYVGNGAFEIVADKDFNPEKYNDNNIFLYGSENQNSAYKILLENSPLKISNEKISIGKNIVDGNNLACYAVYPKKGSDKNLVGIIAGTGENGIKLSYMRPYLKPGSSFPDITIFNSKILEKKDQGICAAGFYGNDWSIENGDFVFD; encoded by the coding sequence TGAAGATAACGGTTGGTTTGAAGATCGGAATCTTCGAGGTTCATACTTATATCATAAATATGAATCCGATAAAGAAAAAATAATGTTACTTGAGGGGTATACTTATTATAATGTTTTTGTAAATGGTGAACCGCGAATTGGAAATATTTATGGAACAAAAGAAAATTACGAAAGCTGGGAACCAAATTTTAATAATTCATTCCTTCCAATAAAAATAAAAAAAGGGAAAAATGAATTTTTATTTCAGATGAATTTTGGCAGAATGAAAGCAGTATTGCATCAAATAAAATCGCCGGTATTTTTTAATCTAAATGATAATACTTTACCAGATATTTTTAAGAATGAACCTTACAATAATTTTGGAGGAATTGTTATTGTTAATGCACAAGATGAAACTTTGAAAGGTGCAAAAATAAAAGTGATCAATCAAGATGGGGAAGTCACAATTACAGATGTTCAACAAATCATTCCAATTTCTATTAGAAAAGTTAGAGTTAATTTCTCCGGAATTGCTAAAAGTTCGGAAAATGAAATTCTAAAAATTCAATTAATTGTTGATGGGAAAATTACGGATGAACAAGAAATAAAACTGAAATGTGTTGACAAACTTGACGCATACAAGCAAACATTTATAAGTTCAATTGATGGAAGTGTACAATATTATGCTGTAAAACCTTCTTCAAATTTAAATCCGGAAGATAAACAAGCTTTGTTTTTATCTGTACACGGCGCAAGTGTGGAAGCGATAAACCAAGCTGGTTCTTATTCAAATAAAGAGTGGGGAAATATTGTTTGTCCTACAAACCGCCGACCTTACGGATTTAATTGGGAAGATATCGGACGAATTGATGCAATGGAAGTTTTAAATATTGCAAAACAAAAATTTAATGTTGATGAAAATAGAGTTTATTTAACCGGGCATTCAATGGGCGGACATGGAACTTGGTATCTTGGTGCAAATTATCCCGATCAGTTTGCGGCAATTGGACCAAGTGCCGGCTGGATTTCGCTTTGGAGTTATAGATACAGAGAAGATCAAAATAAGCTAGGTGATATTCAAAAAATGTATACAAAAGCATCAAAGCAAAGTGATACTTACACTTTAGCTCCAAATTATTCTCAACTTGGTGTTTATGTTATTCATGGTGATGCTGATAGTGTTGTTAGTCCATTTCAAGCAAAGAGTATGTTGAGAACATTAGAAAAATTTCATAAAGATTATGATTCACATTTTGAGCCGGGAATGGAACACTGGTGGGATATTGATACTGTAAAACCTGGAACTGATTGTGTGGATTGGACTCCCATGTTTGATTTTTTTGCCAGACATTCTCGATCTTTGAATAGAATTAAAAAATTATCTTTCACAACAGCGGCACCGGGAATTTCTTCAAAAAATTATTGGGTTACTATAGAACAACAAAATGAACTTTTTGAATTCAGTAATATTGATATTGAATTTGTTCCTGAAGTAAATATTTTTAGAGTAAATACAAACAATATTAAAACATTTTCTGTTGATGTAAATCAATTAGGATTATCAGAAAATTCACATATAAAGTTTTTGATAAACAATGAAGAATTAAGCGGAGTAAGCAATAATGATAAAATTTATTTAATCAATGATGGAAAGAATTGGTATTTTTCTGAAACTATTAATTATCAAGAAAAAAATCCTTTACGATATGGCTCATTTAAAGATTTGTTTAGGGAAAATTTGATTTTAGTTTACGGAACAAATGGTACACAAAAACAAAATGATGAAATCTTAGCAAAAGTAAGATATGATTCAGAAATGTTTTGGTATGTGGGAAATGGTGCTTTTGAAATTGTTGCCGATAAAGATTTCAATCCCGAAAAATATAATGACAATAATATTTTTCTTTATGGAAGTGAAAATCAAAATAGTGCTTATAAAATTCTGCTCGAAAATTCTCCGTTAAAAATATCAAACGAAAAAATTTCAATTGGTAAAAATATTGTTGATGGAAATAATTTAGCTTGTTATGCTGTTTATCCCAAAAAGGGAAGTGATAAAAATTTAGTTGGAATAATTGCCGGTACCGGTGAGAACGGAATTAAATTATCATATATGCGACCTTACTTAAAACCCGGCTCTTCATTTCCGGATATTACAATTTTTAATTCAAAAATTCTTGAGAAAAAAGATCAAGGGATATGTGCGGCTGGATTTTATGGAAATGATTGGTCGATAGAAAACGGCGATTTTGTTTTTGATTAA
- a CDS encoding glycoside hydrolase family 95 protein → MKNFLSFLILLLSNSFIFFSCNQSDEEITQLKLWYKEPANARIPDNENPWIDDPEWLKALPLGNGSLGAMVYGDVNFERIQLNEESMWSGSPDENNNPESFPAISKIRKLLFDEKYREASELTAKTQICKSYGSGNGNGTNVPYGSFQTLGNLWINFSNNTEYGNYYRELNLNNAVAKVSYTQNRVNFTREIFTSFPDQVMVLKLTSDKPKQISFECKLDRPERFSTKTENNQLIMFGELNDGKGGNGLKYISRLKIKNVNGKINYTDSSIVIENSDEVILFLTASTNYLLKYPNYIGRDYINISNTNIENAFKKDYEELYYNHIRDYQKYYNRVNFNLTNNEKDTIPTDLRVQNFKENKNDLKLVELIFQYGRYLLISSSRPGKLPANLQGIWTNKIQTPWNGDYHTNINVQMNYWPAEITNLSEMHLPLFNLIESLVIPGKQTAKVHYNANGWVIHPITNVWGYTAPGENSSWGMHLSASAWLCSHIGEHYKFTLDKNFLKEMFPVLKSSVEFYLDWLVEDPKSGKLVSGPAGSPENSFIAPDGSKCQISMGPAHDQQLIWNLFNNFIFTCKELKISNEFVEKVKISQERLQGPKIGSDGRLLEWNEEFQEVEPGHRHMSHLIALHPGSQISLSKTPELAKAAKKSLQYRIDNGGGHTGWSAAWLINLYARLQESENAKKSLDVVLSKSTSPNLFGQHPPFQMDANFGTTSGIAEMLLTSNDDEIQLLPALPKEWNNGKVSGLCAKGGFEVDMKWKNGELIYAKIISKNGKFCKVKYKNKVASFNTEIGDEYYPFND, encoded by the coding sequence ATGAAAAATTTTTTGTCATTTTTAATACTATTATTATCAAATTCATTTATTTTTTTCTCTTGTAATCAATCTGATGAAGAAATAACTCAATTAAAATTATGGTACAAAGAACCAGCAAATGCAAGAATTCCGGATAATGAAAATCCTTGGATTGATGATCCAGAATGGTTAAAAGCACTTCCTCTGGGAAATGGATCACTAGGAGCAATGGTTTACGGAGATGTTAATTTTGAAAGGATTCAATTAAATGAAGAAAGTATGTGGTCGGGAAGTCCGGATGAGAATAATAATCCCGAATCATTTCCAGCAATCTCCAAAATAAGAAAATTACTTTTTGATGAAAAATATAGAGAGGCTTCTGAACTAACTGCAAAAACTCAAATTTGTAAAAGTTACGGTTCTGGGAATGGTAATGGAACAAATGTACCTTATGGTTCATTTCAAACTTTAGGTAATCTTTGGATAAATTTTTCTAATAACACAGAATACGGTAATTATTATCGTGAATTAAATCTCAACAATGCAGTTGCGAAGGTTTCTTATACTCAAAATAGAGTAAATTTTACAAGAGAAATTTTTACATCTTTCCCAGATCAAGTAATGGTTCTAAAGTTAACATCAGATAAACCGAAACAAATTTCGTTTGAATGTAAATTAGATAGACCCGAACGGTTTTCAACCAAAACTGAAAATAATCAATTAATTATGTTTGGTGAACTTAATGATGGCAAAGGCGGAAACGGGTTAAAATATATTTCGCGATTAAAAATCAAAAATGTAAACGGAAAAATTAATTACACTGATTCTTCTATTGTTATTGAAAATTCTGATGAAGTAATTTTATTCTTAACAGCATCAACAAATTATTTACTAAAATATCCTAATTATATTGGCAGAGATTATATAAACATTAGCAATACTAATATTGAAAATGCATTTAAAAAGGATTATGAGGAATTATATTATAATCATATTAGGGATTATCAAAAATATTATAACCGAGTAAATTTCAACTTAACTAATAATGAAAAGGATACAATTCCAACTGATCTTAGAGTTCAGAATTTTAAAGAAAATAAAAATGACTTAAAATTAGTTGAATTGATTTTTCAATACGGAAGATATCTTCTAATTTCATCATCAAGACCCGGAAAACTACCCGCAAATCTTCAAGGAATTTGGACTAATAAAATTCAAACTCCGTGGAATGGTGATTATCATACAAATATAAATGTTCAAATGAATTATTGGCCAGCGGAAATTACAAATCTAAGTGAAATGCATCTTCCATTATTTAACTTAATTGAATCTCTTGTAATACCCGGAAAACAAACAGCAAAAGTTCACTATAATGCAAATGGCTGGGTTATTCATCCAATAACAAATGTTTGGGGTTATACAGCTCCGGGAGAAAATTCAAGTTGGGGAATGCATTTAAGTGCAAGCGCATGGCTTTGTTCTCATATTGGCGAACACTATAAATTTACTTTGGATAAAAATTTTCTAAAAGAAATGTTCCCGGTTCTAAAATCATCTGTTGAATTTTATTTGGATTGGCTTGTTGAAGATCCAAAATCTGGTAAATTAGTTTCCGGTCCAGCTGGTTCGCCGGAGAATTCATTTATTGCACCGGATGGAAGTAAATGCCAAATATCTATGGGACCAGCTCATGATCAACAACTTATTTGGAATTTATTTAATAATTTTATTTTCACTTGCAAAGAATTAAAAATCAGCAATGAATTTGTTGAAAAGGTTAAAATTTCTCAAGAAAGATTACAAGGTCCAAAAATTGGAAGTGATGGCAGACTTTTGGAGTGGAATGAAGAATTTCAAGAAGTTGAACCGGGCCATCGTCACATGTCACATTTAATTGCACTTCATCCGGGTTCTCAAATTTCACTTTCTAAAACTCCGGAACTTGCAAAAGCTGCTAAAAAATCTCTTCAATATAGAATTGATAATGGCGGCGGTCATACTGGTTGGAGCGCAGCTTGGTTAATTAATTTATATGCAAGATTGCAAGAATCTGAAAATGCAAAAAAAAGTTTAGATGTTGTTTTATCAAAAAGTACAAGCCCTAATTTATTTGGTCAACATCCTCCGTTTCAAATGGATGCAAATTTCGGAACAACATCAGGAATTGCAGAAATGCTTTTAACAAGTAATGATGATGAAATTCAACTTTTACCGGCACTACCAAAAGAATGGAACAACGGAAAAGTAAGTGGACTTTGTGCTAAAGGCGGTTTTGAAGTTGATATGAAATGGAAAAATGGCGAATTAATTTATGCAAAAATAATTTCTAAGAATGGAAAGTTTTGTAAAGTAAAATATAAAAATAAAGTCGCAAGTTTTAATACTGAAATAGGGGATGAGTATTATCCATTTAATGATTAA